Part of the Flavobacterium sp. MDT1-60 genome, GGAGAAACAGAAAGAATTGCTTCAAAAGCAGAAAAATCACCTGTCTTTAATTCCTCAACAATCTGCATGGTATTATTACCTCCAACTCCAAGAACCAAAGGCAATCTTCCCTTGTTGGTATCAATTACTGTTTTTATAACTAATTCTTTTTCGGCTTGTGTTAAAGTAGCATTTTCTGCCGTTGTTCCCATAACTACAAGATATTCAACTCCTCCATCAATCGAAAAATTAACGATGCGTTGTAAAGCTTCGATATCAACTGAAAAGTCTTTTTTAAATGGAGTTACAAGCGCAACACCAGTTCCTATTAATGATTGCATATTCTAGTTTATAATTTATTTTATACTTTTTAAATACTTAAACAATTCGGAAACGAATAGTTTATAATTTCCCATTTCGGTATCAATCATCCATCGATTTAATCTTTTATCGACCGAAGAAAACCCTACCTTAAACTTCGCTTTTGATTTTGCAGTTGTCAGCATCAAAATTGGCTTTTCGATTTCATAATAACTAATCAAAAGATCAAATTCCGTTTCAATAAATTCAGTCAAAAATTCTTCTGTTGACTCTGCTCTCCAGGTGATATGTTTTTCACCAAAAGTAAGCCTTGAGTACTCTTTTTTTTTGTCAAATTTATCTCTGTACGCAACAATTTTTATGTTTTCAGAAGCAATTCCGTGAAGAACGAGCTCTTTAGCTAACTCCTTTGAATGGCTAAATTTACTTTCATCTATCAATAAACCAATTGTTTGTACATTGCTTGTAAAGACTTCGTTTTTGACAATATGCAGGTTATTTTTTAATGATTTTTTTACAAAAAATTCCTTTATATAATTTAAAAACATAGTACTTTTACCAATTACAAAATTAATTATTTAAGTCGCATTTAAGATGGTAAAACTAAAAAAGTATAACGGATTTTTAAAACTTTTTGTTATATTCTTAACACTTTTTTTTATATTCTCCTGTAGTGAGAAAAATTATAATCTAACGAAGATAGAAGGAAAGCAGCTTCCGATAACAGAAAAAGGCAGCGAAACTCCCAAAATCGAAAATTTCATCAAACCTTATCGCGATCATATTAATAGAGATTTAGATAGTATTTTGGCTTATTCTCCTGAAACTCTAGACAAAAGCACAGGAAAATGGCAAACAACAATTGGAAATTTAATGGCCGATGTTTGTTTACAAAGAGGAAATTTAGTTTTTAAAGCGCGTGAGAAAAAAGATATCGATTTGTGCTTGTTAAACCATGGTGGAATTCGTGCTATTTTACCAAAAGGAAATGTAACAACAAGAACGGCGTACGAAATTATGCCTTTTGAAAACAGCTTGATTGTTGTTGCATTAAGTGGTAATCAAATTCTTGAAATTGCAAGCTATATTATTAAAGAGAAAAAACCGCAACCACTATCCGGAATGACTTTTACGATATCAAAAGACAATACCGCCAAAAACATCCTGATTCAGGGAAAACCTATTGATGTTAGTAAAACGTATTACGTGGTTACTAATGATTATTTAGCTAACGGAGGCGACAATATGAGCTTTTTTCTAAAAGCAACTCAAAAGTTTGATCTGAATTATAAAATCAGAAACGTATTGATTGATTATTTCAAAGAAGTTGATACTATTCCGGTTAAAACCGATGTTCGAATTACAGTCGAATAAATCATTACTACACAAAAATTAAATTACTGCGTTTAGGCAAAAAATATATACAATGAAAAGAAGAGAATTTATCGAGAAAACAGCTGCAAGTACTGCCCTACTAAGTTTAGGCTTGTCATTAAGTAGTTTTGAAACTAACGATATTAAGCACTTAACTATTTTGCATACGAATGACGTTCACAGCCATATAGATCCTTTTCCGGCTGATGATCCGCGTAATGCAAATAAAGGTGGTGTATCTCGAAGAGCAGCTTTGATTGAAGCTATTCGTAAAGAAAACCCAAATGTACTGTTGTTAGATGCTGGCGATATTTTTCAGGGAACTCCTTATTTTAATTATTATGGAGGCGAACTTGAATTTAAGCTGATGAGCATGATGAAGTATGATGCATCAACTATAGGAAACCATGATTTTGATAATGGTCTTGATGGCTTGTGTGCACAAATGCCTCATGCAACTTTTGAATTTATCAATTCTAACTATGATTTTAAAAATACCGTAATGAATGGTCTTGTAAAACCGTACAAAATCTTCAATAAAAATGGAATTAAAGTTGGTGTTTTTGGATTAGGAATTGAACTTGACGGTTTGGTCGATAAAAAAATGTACAAAGAAACCGTTTATAACAATCCGGTAGAAATTGCACAGGACATGACGCAATTACTGAAAAAAGAAGAAAAATGCGACCTGGTTATTTGTCTCTC contains:
- a CDS encoding 5'-nucleotidase C-terminal domain-containing protein, producing MVKLKKYNGFLKLFVIFLTLFFIFSCSEKNYNLTKIEGKQLPITEKGSETPKIENFIKPYRDHINRDLDSILAYSPETLDKSTGKWQTTIGNLMADVCLQRGNLVFKAREKKDIDLCLLNHGGIRAILPKGNVTTRTAYEIMPFENSLIVVALSGNQILEIASYIIKEKKPQPLSGMTFTISKDNTAKNILIQGKPIDVSKTYYVVTNDYLANGGDNMSFFLKATQKFDLNYKIRNVLIDYFKEVDTIPVKTDVRITVE
- a CDS encoding bifunctional UDP-sugar hydrolase/5'-nucleotidase, whose product is MKRREFIEKTAASTALLSLGLSLSSFETNDIKHLTILHTNDVHSHIDPFPADDPRNANKGGVSRRAALIEAIRKENPNVLLLDAGDIFQGTPYFNYYGGELEFKLMSMMKYDASTIGNHDFDNGLDGLCAQMPHATFEFINSNYDFKNTVMNGLVKPYKIFNKNGIKVGVFGLGIELDGLVDKKMYKETVYNNPVEIAQDMTQLLKKEEKCDLVICLSHLGYNYRDDQSKICDLKLAELTQDIDLIIGGHTHTFLDKPTIVKNKTGENVLVNQVGCYGINLGRIDFYFDKDKAHTNQGKSIIV